One Eremothecium cymbalariae DBVPG#7215 chromosome 2, complete sequence DNA window includes the following coding sequences:
- the COA2 gene encoding Coa2p (similar to Ashbya gossypii AFL069C), whose product MHMKAATRINVTNKLFMTTFLVAFSSVALGSILPCPARSLDSDSPLHEESYNQHRQVQQEKELEPKFVNQG is encoded by the coding sequence ATGCATATGAAAGCTGCCACAAGAATCAACGTTACCAACAAACTTTTTATGACCACGTTTCTTGTTGCATTTTCCAGTGTTGCACTGGGTTCCATACTTCCCTGTCCAGCACGCTCATTAGACTCAGATTCCCCGTTGCATGAAGAATCTTACAATCAGCATCGTCAGGTCCAGCAAGAGAAAGAACTTGAACCCAAGTTCGTCAACCAGGGTtga